In a single window of the Nicotiana tomentosiformis chromosome 8, ASM39032v3, whole genome shotgun sequence genome:
- the LOC104097077 gene encoding uncharacterized protein translates to MDDASGVKGKEVDARNSSDTQDEKIIVDHIDVIFYYLRKKGKYNKTTNFKYTTIDCIFKTRIVKIVDRYADTYSNANVAKEEDVVCEYIKGYRLLTNVLWHTVDNVLIPLNLKDKLHWILAVVSFKERCIKVYDSYRSAGHDAYLASEVYKLAKLVPLYLSISDFYKDKQGIDWSHDSAYSDKAQTDPFDVVFISNLPQQKSGSMDCGLHVAAYAEFLSTFGLVSQTTFDANLLRQRYGALLWDYAMQKIDVDSISENEAPSKIVRQITDSNTSVKIVLE, encoded by the exons ATGGATGATGCTTCAGGTGTCAAGGGAAAAGAGGTCGATGCAAGAAATAGCTCGGATACACAGGACGAAAAGATAATTGTTGAT CATATTGATGTCATATTTTACTACttgagaaagaagggcaagtacaACAAAACAACCAACTTCAAGTATACAACTATTGATTGTATATTCAAGACAAGAATCGTTAAAATCGTCGACAGGTATGCTGATACATATAGTAATGCAAATGTAGCCAAAGAAGAGGATGTGGTATGTGAGTACATAAAGGGCTACAGATTGCTAACTAATGTACTGTGGCATACTGTTGACAATGTCTTGATACCACTCAACTTGAAGGACAAACTTCATTGGATATTGGCAGTTGTCTCATTCAAGGAGAGATGTATCAAAGTGTATGACTCATACAGATCAGCAGGTCATGATGCCTATCTGGCTTCTGAGGTATATAAGCTTGCTAAGCTTGTACCTCTGTATCTATCGATCAGTGATTTTTACAAAGATAAGCAAGGCATAGATTGGTCTCATGACTCAGCATACAGTGACAAGGCACAAACTGATCCCTTTGATGTTGTTTTCATTTCAAATCTACCTCAACAAAAATCTGGGAGCAT GGATTGTGGGTTGCATGTCGCGGCATACGCAGAGTTTCTGAGCACTTTTGGTTTGGTTTCACAAACAACATTTGATGCCAATTTACTCCGTCAAAGATATGGTGCACTCCTTTGGGACTATGCTATGCAGAAGATAGACGTTGATTCCATAAGCGAGAACGAAGCACCCTCAAAGATTGTTAGGCAAATCACGGATTCGAATACATCGGTAAAGATAGTGTTAGAGTAG